One region of Anaeromyxobacter paludicola genomic DNA includes:
- the leuD gene encoding 3-isopropylmalate dehydratase small subunit, with protein sequence MEPLRTIESRTVVMPQANIDTDQIIPARFLKVTDKQGLGKALFADWRYDGEGRPRLDFVLNRPEAEGARVLVAGDNFGCGSSREHAPWALVDAGFRAVVSTRIADIFRNNALKNGLVPIVVDAAAHARLLAAPGAAVRVDVEAQTLTLPDGAAVRFPLDAFSRYCLLNGVDELGFLLSQRPAIDAYERAR encoded by the coding sequence ATGGAGCCGCTGCGCACGATCGAGAGCCGCACGGTGGTGATGCCGCAGGCCAACATCGACACCGACCAGATCATCCCCGCCCGCTTCCTCAAGGTGACCGACAAGCAGGGGCTCGGGAAGGCGCTCTTCGCCGACTGGCGCTACGACGGCGAGGGGCGGCCCCGCCTCGACTTCGTCCTCAACCGCCCGGAGGCCGAGGGGGCGCGGGTGCTCGTGGCCGGCGACAACTTCGGCTGCGGCAGCTCGCGCGAGCACGCCCCCTGGGCGCTCGTGGACGCCGGCTTCCGCGCCGTGGTCTCGACCCGGATCGCCGACATCTTCCGCAACAACGCGCTCAAGAACGGGCTCGTGCCCATCGTGGTGGACGCGGCGGCCCACGCGCGCCTGCTCGCGGCGCCGGGGGCCGCGGTGCGGGTGGACGTCGAGGCGCAGACCCTCACGCTGCCCGACGGCGCCGCGGTCCGCTTCCCGCTCGACGCCTTCAGCCGCTACTGCCTCCTGAACGGCGTGGACGAGCTCGGCTTCCTGCTCTCGCAGCGGCCGGCGATCGACGCCTACGAGAGGGCGCGATGA
- the leuB gene encoding 3-isopropylmalate dehydrogenase → MSGAPAPVKARIAVLAGDGIGPEVTEQAVRVLEAVAAARGHVFTLEDALVGGAAIDATGSALPEETLAACRRSDAVLFGAIGGPKWGPSAKVRPEQGLLALRKGLGLFANLRPVTVNPRLAGASPLKAEVIAGVDLLVVRELTGGIYFGEKRREGASAFDACTYTEDEVARVVRVAARLARGRRRKLTSVDKANVLETSRLWRDVATRVVKEEFPEVVLDHHLVDSCAMQLVRRPADFDVVVTENMFGDILTDEASVIAGSIGLLPSASLGEGTFGLYEPIHGSAPDIAGRGLADPYGTIASAAMLLRHSLGLEREAALVEQAVARAVDGGALTADLGGSTSTEAAGTAVVQALESLVAVA, encoded by the coding sequence ATGAGCGGCGCCCCGGCCCCGGTGAAGGCCCGGATCGCGGTCCTCGCCGGCGACGGCATCGGCCCGGAGGTCACCGAGCAGGCGGTGCGGGTGCTCGAGGCCGTGGCCGCCGCCCGCGGCCACGTGTTCACGCTCGAGGACGCGCTCGTCGGCGGCGCCGCCATCGACGCCACCGGCTCGGCGCTCCCGGAGGAGACGCTCGCCGCCTGCCGGCGCTCCGACGCCGTGCTGTTCGGCGCCATCGGCGGGCCGAAGTGGGGCCCCTCGGCGAAGGTGCGCCCGGAGCAGGGGCTGCTCGCCCTGCGCAAGGGGCTCGGCCTGTTCGCGAACCTCCGGCCGGTGACGGTGAACCCGCGCCTCGCGGGGGCCTCGCCGCTCAAGGCCGAGGTGATCGCCGGCGTGGACCTGCTCGTGGTCCGCGAGCTTACCGGCGGCATCTACTTCGGCGAGAAGCGGCGCGAGGGCGCGAGCGCCTTCGACGCCTGCACCTACACCGAGGACGAGGTGGCGCGGGTGGTGCGGGTCGCGGCGCGGCTCGCCCGCGGCCGGCGCCGGAAGCTCACCAGCGTGGACAAGGCGAACGTCCTCGAGACCTCCCGGCTCTGGCGCGACGTGGCCACCCGCGTCGTGAAGGAGGAGTTCCCGGAAGTCGTCCTCGACCACCACCTCGTGGACAGCTGCGCCATGCAGCTCGTCCGCCGCCCGGCCGACTTCGACGTGGTGGTGACCGAGAACATGTTCGGCGACATCCTCACCGACGAGGCCTCGGTCATCGCCGGCTCGATCGGCCTGCTGCCGTCGGCGTCGCTGGGCGAGGGGACCTTCGGCCTCTACGAGCCCATCCACGGCTCGGCGCCCGACATCGCCGGGCGCGGCCTCGCCGACCCCTACGGCACCATCGCCAGCGCGGCGATGCTCCTGCGCCACTCGCTCGGCCTCGAGCGGGAGGCGGCGCTCGTGGAGCAGGCGGTCGCCCGCGCGGTGGACGGCGGCGCGCTCACCGCCGACCTCGGCGGGAGCACCTCGACCGAGGCGGCCGGCACGGCCGTCGTCCAGGCGCTCGAGTCGCTCGTAGCCGTAGCCTAG
- the ilvB gene encoding biosynthetic-type acetolactate synthase large subunit produces the protein MAKEKMTGAQALLRCLELEAVEYVFGVPGGAILPVYDALFEATHQKGYHLKHVLVRHEQVGAHAAEGYALATGKVGVCFGTSGPGATNLVTGIADAYMDSVPLVAITGNVPKSLIGTDAFQEADITGITMPVTKHNWLVTDVEDLPRIIKEAFYLARTGRPGPVLVDIPKDVQNATFEFEYPETVNIPGYMPAPKEPPRLADAATLIRSATRPVLYLGGGVRSSGSYAEVLAFAELVGAPVVTTVHGKGVFPETHPRCLGMFGMHGSRYANYAVQDSDLIVALGARFDDRVTGKLSAFAPEAKVVHLDVDPAEISKLVTATVPLVGDLKVLLPRLHAEVQRVFEARGRPDLGPWLARVEAWRTKHPLRYAQEPGAPILPQKAIDVLYEKTKGRAIVATGVGEHQMFAAQWYKTDFPRQFITSGGLGTMGFCLPAAIGAQLGKPGELVIGIDGDGSFQMTLQDLATAVELELPIKIFILNNLFLGMVRQWQELFYDNRFSQTPLKDCPDFVKLAEAYGCLGLRARTLEELEPVVDQALAPRGGPVIVDIRVRRQEKVFPMVPAGAPLNDMIGGE, from the coding sequence ATGGCGAAAGAGAAGATGACCGGCGCGCAGGCGCTCCTGCGCTGCCTCGAGCTCGAAGCCGTCGAGTACGTGTTCGGCGTCCCCGGGGGCGCCATCCTGCCGGTGTACGACGCCCTGTTCGAGGCGACGCACCAGAAGGGCTACCACCTCAAGCACGTCCTCGTACGCCACGAGCAGGTCGGGGCGCACGCCGCGGAGGGCTACGCCCTCGCCACCGGCAAGGTCGGGGTCTGCTTCGGCACCTCCGGCCCGGGCGCCACCAACCTCGTCACCGGCATCGCCGACGCCTACATGGACTCGGTGCCGCTCGTCGCCATCACCGGCAACGTGCCCAAGTCGCTCATCGGCACCGACGCCTTCCAGGAGGCCGACATCACCGGCATCACCATGCCGGTGACCAAGCACAACTGGCTCGTGACCGACGTGGAGGACCTGCCGCGCATCATCAAGGAGGCCTTCTACCTCGCGCGCACCGGCCGGCCCGGCCCGGTCCTGGTGGACATCCCCAAGGACGTGCAGAACGCGACCTTCGAGTTCGAGTACCCGGAGACGGTGAACATCCCCGGGTACATGCCGGCGCCGAAGGAGCCGCCGCGGCTCGCCGACGCCGCCACGCTCATCCGCTCCGCCACCCGCCCGGTGCTCTACCTCGGCGGCGGCGTCCGCTCCTCCGGCAGCTACGCCGAGGTGCTCGCCTTCGCCGAGCTGGTGGGCGCGCCGGTGGTCACGACCGTCCACGGCAAGGGCGTCTTCCCCGAGACCCACCCGCGCTGCCTCGGCATGTTCGGCATGCACGGATCGCGGTACGCCAACTACGCGGTCCAGGACTCCGACCTCATCGTCGCGCTCGGCGCCCGGTTCGACGACCGGGTCACCGGCAAGCTCTCGGCCTTCGCCCCGGAGGCGAAGGTGGTGCACCTCGACGTGGACCCGGCCGAGATCTCCAAGCTCGTGACCGCCACGGTGCCGCTCGTCGGCGATCTGAAGGTGCTCCTCCCCCGGCTGCACGCCGAGGTGCAGCGGGTGTTCGAGGCGCGCGGGCGGCCCGACCTCGGGCCGTGGCTGGCCCGCGTCGAGGCCTGGCGGACGAAGCACCCGCTCCGCTACGCCCAGGAGCCGGGTGCGCCCATCCTCCCGCAGAAGGCGATCGACGTCCTCTACGAGAAGACGAAGGGGCGGGCCATCGTCGCCACCGGCGTGGGCGAGCACCAGATGTTCGCCGCGCAGTGGTACAAGACCGACTTCCCGCGCCAGTTCATCACCTCCGGCGGCCTCGGCACGATGGGCTTCTGCCTCCCGGCGGCCATCGGCGCCCAGCTCGGCAAGCCGGGCGAGCTCGTCATCGGCATCGACGGCGACGGCAGCTTCCAGATGACGCTGCAGGATCTCGCCACCGCGGTGGAGCTCGAGCTGCCCATCAAGATCTTCATCCTCAACAACCTGTTCCTGGGCATGGTCCGCCAGTGGCAGGAGCTCTTCTACGACAACCGCTTCAGCCAGACGCCGCTCAAGGACTGCCCCGACTTCGTGAAGCTCGCGGAGGCCTACGGCTGCCTCGGCCTGCGCGCCCGCACGCTCGAGGAGCTCGAGCCGGTGGTGGATCAGGCGCTGGCGCCCCGGGGCGGGCCGGTCATCGTGGACATCCGGGTCCGCCGCCAGGAGAAGGTGTTCCCGATGGTGCCCGCCGGCGCGCCGCTCAACGACATGATCGGGGGTGAGTAG
- the ilvN gene encoding acetolactate synthase small subunit — MERTEEAQNYSLHTISLLVQNLPGVLHRIAGLFSRRGYNIASLTVGPTERPEYSRMTIVVRLSSMTVDQVVRQVQKLVPVVEVRELKPQDLVERELMLVKIKTPEANHSELRALAETYEASIVDVSPDALIVEATGNAGKLDALEDRLKAYGIQEICRSGRIALERGFKTLAPPNLK; from the coding sequence ATGGAACGCACCGAGGAAGCCCAGAACTACTCGCTCCACACCATCAGCCTGCTGGTGCAGAACCTGCCCGGCGTGCTCCACCGCATCGCCGGCCTCTTCTCGCGGCGCGGCTACAACATCGCGAGCCTCACGGTCGGCCCGACCGAGCGGCCCGAGTACTCGCGCATGACCATCGTGGTGCGCCTGTCCTCGATGACGGTGGATCAGGTGGTCCGCCAGGTGCAGAAGCTCGTCCCGGTGGTCGAGGTCCGCGAGCTCAAGCCCCAGGACCTCGTCGAGCGCGAGCTCATGCTCGTGAAGATCAAGACGCCGGAGGCGAACCACTCCGAGCTGCGCGCGCTGGCCGAGACCTACGAGGCCTCCATCGTGGACGTCTCGCCCGACGCCCTCATCGTCGAGGCCACCGGCAACGCCGGCAAGCTCGACGCCCTCGAGGACCGGCTCAAGGCCTACGGCATCCAGGAGATCTGCCGCAGCGGCCGCATCGCCCTCGAGCGCGGCTTCAAGACCCTCGCTCCCCCCAACCTCAAGTAG
- the ilvC gene encoding ketol-acid reductoisomerase: protein MATIFYDKDANLDLIKNRKVAIVGYGSQGHAHALNLKDSGVDVRVGLHAGSASRKKAEAAGLRVLSVAEAAKEADLIMILIPDQTQRKVYEEEIAPALTKGKALFFAHGFNVHFKQIQPPADVDVVLIAPKSPGHMVRRQYQDGRGTPALIAVQQDATGQAHALGLAYARALGTTRAGVLQTTFKEETETDLFGEQAVLCGGAAALVMTGFEVLTEAGYQPESAYFECLHELKLIVDMMYEGGISWMRHSISDTAEYGDYTRGPRLVNEQTKAEMKKILKEIQTGAFAREFILENQAGRPMFLAMREQGKEHPIEQVGRKLRDMMSWIREAKKDSSDPGSR from the coding sequence ATGGCCACGATCTTCTACGACAAGGACGCCAACCTCGACCTGATCAAGAACCGCAAGGTGGCGATCGTCGGGTACGGGAGCCAGGGCCACGCCCACGCCCTCAACCTGAAGGACTCGGGCGTGGACGTGCGGGTGGGCCTCCACGCCGGCTCCGCCTCCCGCAAGAAGGCGGAGGCGGCCGGGCTGCGCGTCCTCAGCGTCGCGGAGGCGGCCAAGGAGGCCGACCTCATCATGATCCTCATCCCCGACCAGACCCAGCGGAAGGTCTACGAGGAGGAGATCGCCCCGGCGCTCACCAAGGGCAAGGCGCTGTTCTTCGCCCACGGCTTCAACGTCCACTTCAAGCAGATCCAGCCTCCGGCCGACGTGGACGTGGTGCTCATCGCCCCGAAGAGCCCCGGCCACATGGTGCGCCGCCAGTACCAGGACGGCCGCGGCACCCCGGCGCTCATCGCCGTGCAGCAGGACGCGACCGGGCAGGCCCACGCCCTCGGCCTCGCCTACGCCCGCGCCCTCGGCACCACCCGCGCCGGCGTGCTGCAGACGACGTTCAAGGAGGAGACCGAGACCGACCTCTTCGGCGAGCAGGCGGTCCTCTGCGGCGGGGCCGCGGCCCTGGTGATGACCGGGTTCGAGGTGCTCACCGAGGCGGGCTACCAGCCGGAGAGCGCCTACTTCGAGTGCCTCCACGAGCTCAAGCTCATCGTCGACATGATGTACGAGGGCGGCATCTCCTGGATGCGCCACTCCATCTCCGACACCGCCGAGTACGGCGACTACACCCGCGGCCCGCGCCTCGTGAACGAGCAGACCAAGGCGGAGATGAAGAAGATCCTGAAGGAGATCCAGACCGGCGCCTTCGCCCGCGAGTTCATCCTCGAGAACCAGGCCGGCCGGCCGATGTTCCTCGCCATGCGCGAGCAGGGGAAGGAGCACCCCATCGAGCAGGTGGGGCGCAAGCTGCGCGACATGATGAGCTGGATTCGCGAGGCGAAGAAGGATTCGTCGGACCCGGGCAGCCGCTAG